In Phaeodactylum tricornutum CCAP 1055/1 chromosome 30, whole genome shotgun sequence, a single window of DNA contains:
- a CDS encoding predicted protein — MPAMLFHRLLLSYLLLLGVDVHGLGDVRLRDVLNARRTNAKVTDESSLGADVPEFVGDVQTRYVNQQLNHFDASDTRSFAQRFFYSDRYARAREENRNTYAFLCVGGEGPALDESVLVDSVHCTGDMLELAHILFEDGHKVHLYALEHRYYGESYPVFREGGCSKNRTTSPVTNQHLVYLSSTQALADLAHFVNSRSLDGGTNIKWVTFGGSYPGMMAAWARSKYPHLIHAAVSSSAPVQAVLDFSAYNNHVSKVLASANVGGSSECLAVFQAAHGEVTRMVHDATQHAGLADMFGLCNATSLLEDRNKELFLGDGLVDLHTQGNNPSCDRDLCNIGKICRTLLNDAKSFKPVTALANLAQRQRDRGACINIDWTGTLDYISDPVRGVEGGLRSWLWQTCTEFGFYQTCNMHSTCPYGRGFHRVDQDLEMCRVAFDKSGVQVATAVRSSMEAYGGWKMEASRILSVNGDIDPWSELAIHDVSNPQLPTYQVPGASHHFWTHKVLDSDGLEIQKAREFIYDTVTAWLETGSPNEPTTVN, encoded by the coding sequence ATGCCAGCAATGCTCTTCCACCGACTATTGCTTTCGTATTTACTCTTGCTAGGAGTAGACGTGCACGGACTTGGCGATGTTCGTCTGCGAGATGTTCTTAACGCACGCCGTACAAATGCCAAAGTGACGGATGAATCCAGTCTTGGCGCAGACGTGCCAGAGTTTGTCGGCGATGTACAAACGCGTTACGTAAACCAGCAACTTAATCATTTTGACGCGTCCGATACCCGCTCATTTGCTCAACGATTTTTCTACTCCGATCGATACGCACGTGCGCGTGAGGAAAACCGTAACACCTACGCCTTTCTGTGCGTAGGTGGAGAAGGCCCGGCATTGGACGAATCGGTACTAGTCGACAGCGTGCACTGCACGGGAGACATGTTGGAACTCGCCCATATATTATTCGAGGATGGACACAAGGTGCACTTGTATGCCTTGGAACACCGATATTACGGCGAGTCTTACCCGGTTTTCCGTGAAGGAGGTTGCTCCAAGAATCGGACAACTTCTCCCGTCACCAACCAACATCTCGTTTATCTGTCGAGCACGCAAGCATTGGCTGATCTAGCTCATTTTGTGAACAGCCGTTCGTTGGATGGTGGGACGAACATCAAGTGGGTTACGTTTGGGGGTAGTTATCCGGGCATGATGGCGGCTTGGGCGCGGAGCAAGTATCCCCATTTGATTCACGCGGCCGTGTCGTCGTCCGCTCCAGTGCAGGCTGTTCTCGACTTTTCCGCTTACAACAACCACGTAAGCAAGGTACTGGCCAGTGCAAATGTAGGGGGGTCATCCGAATGTTTGGCCGTGTTCCAAGCAGCTCACGGTGAAGTGACCAGGATGGTACACGATGCAACTCAACACGCGGGTTTGGCGGATATGTTTGGACTTTGCAATGCCACTTCCCTTCTGGAAGACCGAAACAAAGAATTATTCCTCGGAGATGGTCTTGTTGATCTACATACACAAGGCAACAACCCATCTTGTGACCGCGACCTTTGCAATATTGGCAAAATATGTAGGACACTTCTCAATGACGCCAAAAGTTTCAAACCTGTAACGGCGTTAGCCAACTTGGCGCAAAGGCAGCGTGATCGAGGCGCGTGTATCAACATTGACTGGACCGGAACTTTGGACTATATTTCTGATCCGGTCCGAGGAGTTGAAGGTGGCTTGCGATCATGGCTATGGCAAACTTGCACTGAGTTTGGCTTCTACCAAACTTGCAACATGCATAGCACATGTCCGTACGGGCGTGGATTTCATCGAGTAGACCAAGACTTGGAAATGTGTCGAGTCGCCTTTGATAAGAGTGGTGTCCAAGTAGCCACAGCAGTGCGATCAAGTATGGAAGCTTATGGTGGCTGGAAAATGGAAGCATCTCGGATCCTATCAGTCAATGGCGACATTGATCCATGGTCCGAGCTTGCCATTCACGACGTGTCCAATCCCCAACTACCAACATATCAAGTACCTGGTGCAAGTCATCATTTCTGGACTCACAAAGTCCTTGATTCCGATGGACTAGAGATACAAAAGGCGCGGGAGTTTATCTACGACACGGTTACGGCCTGGCTGGAAACAGGTTCACCGAACGAACCTACTACCGTCAATTAA
- a CDS encoding predicted protein, which translates to MDQREVDEAEAQLARALGLSNFDSSSNDSRDPEQQFIPDPYAEQVDLSKLRGVASGDNKKVDDDSETDLEALAELVPDIKSRRKNTDSSGIEVGSHSHIPMPAQDQYKSSPALDEVIARADCAPPPSDEDSTDGRRLSMPSATDYLKHTVSTQANGSRNVDDVSKLSSMKGGNKDRTGHVYKPSKGPRVPADEDEEYDEDTLGEYPRSEHVLGEAENVSKDFMNPSSGQSISTATQTHEMRMPMFLPTFKPATGCTNASDFVVRCFVARLRSGITVVKHGRSRWCKSRLRVLHIHPDGRSLSWRPAEGEPTTNRRPPKLDLSTCLEVRHAWSPDPHNPVYTGTPILRQKCEAANAHKSFALIFKGRTVDITAVTADQCKVLMEGFSALCFRLQVANLAGRKKTRPMPEEDGISTTASNTLTNNSSAPRR; encoded by the coding sequence ATGGATCAAAGAGAGgtcgacgaagccgaagcgCAGCTTGCTCGAGCTCTGGGCCTGTCGAATTTCGATTCCTCCTCGAACGATTCAAGGGATCCGGAACAGCAATTCATCCCCGACCCCTACGCCGAACAGGTCGATCTATCAAAGCTGCGTGGCGTGGCCAGTGGTGACAATAAGAAAgtggacgacgattccgagACCGATCTGGAAGCCCTCGCCGAACTGGTTCCCGACATCAAGTCAAGACGCAAGAATACGGATAGCAGCGGTATTGAAGTTGGATCCCATTCACACATTCCCATGCCTGCACAGGATCAGTACAAGTCTTCTCCGGCATTAGACGAAGTGATCGCAAGGGCAGATTGCGCGCCTCCTCCCTCGGACGAGGATTCGACCGACGGCCGTAGACTTAGCATGCCATCGGCCACCGATTACTTGAAACATACGGTATCCACGCAGGCGAACGGGTCCCGTAATGTGGATGACGTTTCGAAACTAAGTTCGATGAAAGGCGGTAACAAGGACAGGACAGGGCATGTTTATAAGCCAAGCAAAGGACCACGTGTACCTGCTGATGAGGATGAAGAATACGACGAGGACACTCTTGGAGAATATCCGAGGTCGGAGCACGTGCTGGGGGAGGCCGAAAATGTATCTAAGGACTTTATGAATCCGTCTTCAGGGCAGTCTATCTCCACCGCCACACAGACCCACGAAATGCGCATGCCCATGTTCCTCCCGACCTTCAAACCTGCTACGGGCTGCACCAATGCCTCAGACTTTGTGGTGCGCTGCTTCGTTGCCCGTCTGCGATCGGGCATTACAGTGGTAAAACATGGGCGATCCAGGTGGTGCAAGTCGCGATTGCGAGTCCTGCACATTCATCCGGACGGTCGATCCCTCAGTTGGAGGCCTGCTGAAGGAGAGCCCACCACAAATAGACGCCCTCCCAAGCTCGACTTGAGTACTTGCCTCGAAGTCCGGCACGCCTGGAGCCCTGATCCTCACAATCCTGTCTACACAGGCACACCTATTCTGCGACAAAAATGCGAAGCTGCGAATGCACACAAGTCCTTTGCGTTGATTTTCAAAGGTCGCACCGTCGACATCACGGCCGTCACTGCGGATCAGTGCAAGGTGTTGATGGAAGGCTTTTCGGCTTTGTGTTTTCGGTTGCAGGTGGCTAATCTTGCTGGTCGCAAAAAAACTCGGCCCATGCCGGAAGAAGATGGTATCAGCACAACGGCCAGCAACACTCTGACCAACAATTCCTCGGCTCCCCGTAGATAA
- a CDS encoding predicted protein: protein MAAVSAGIAGRAVPPVDIKHGGPTTPVILDEEEAATVNTPEHVPPEDIPPLFGFPSYASYASQASMFSAVTFFAFLSVLSANAALSALSLNAFASILSVNSAFSILSVNSFASIGCASESFRVCFG, encoded by the coding sequence ATGGCAGCAGTATCAGCAGGTATAGCAGGACGAGCGGTACCACCCGTGGATATCAAGCACGGTGGACCCACCACGCCAGTTAtcttggacgaggaagaagctgcaacTGTGAACACCCCGGAGCACGTCCCACCCGAAGACATTCCTCCTCTTTTTGGGTTCCCTTCCTATGCATCGTATGCCAGTCAAGCCTCAATGTTTTCGGCTGTTACCTTTTTTGCATTCTTGTCAGTGTTATCCGCAAACGCTGCGCTTTCGGCGCTAAGCCTCAACGCATTCGCATCAATTCTTTCCGTCAATTCGGCTTTCTCTATCCTCAGTGTAAACTCCTTTGCATCGATTGGTTGTGCGAGCGAGAGCTTCCGAGTTTGCTTCGGCTAG
- a CDS encoding predicted protein, which translates to MADPNTPSWLSPETPASPPTGMVPVEIDSSGVNAAAASPSTNAAEASAVGDAADEADLPGVILMMRLANMAAAGVLIAVSIWLMTTIPSISAFVLAFYATCGGILICCLETQLKFLRVVIAVNFGFLFHSVWRFFFYFLLASVAWSYDHLFGKIAAGGMGAAAVFNTYVLCRYPSYRKMRDKIAEEEDKRIEARISKEVRRQAASHLTK; encoded by the exons atggCGGATCCCAACACACCTTCCTGGTTATCTCCCGAAACTCCGGCATCACCACCGACTGGTATGGTCCCGGTGGAGATTGACAGCAGCGGCGTGAATGCCGCCGCGGCGAGTCCATCCACGAATGCCGCCGAAGCATCCGCGGTTGGTGATGCCGCGGACGAAGCGGATCTCCCTGGAGTTATTCTCATGATGCGACTCGCCAACATGGCGGCCGCAGGCGTCCTCATTGCTGTATCG ATTTGGTTAATGACCACGATTCCGTCAATTAGCGCCTTTGTCCTCGCCTTCTACGCCACTTGCGGAGGCATTCTCATTTGCTGCCTCGAAACCCAACTCAAGTTCCTGCGCGTCGTCATTGCCGTCAATTTTGGTTTTTTGTTCCACTCCGTTTGGCGCTTCTTCTTTTATTTCCTGTTGGCGTCGGTGGCCTGGAGTTACGATCACTTGTTTGGGAAAATAGCCGCCGGTGGGATGGGCGCCGCGGCCGTTTTCAACACCTACGTGCTCTGCCGGTATCCGAGCTACCGGAAAATGCGGGACAAGAttgccgaagaagaagacaagCGTATCGAAGCACGCATCTCGAAAGAAGTGCGTCGGCAGGCGGCCTCGCATCTCACCAAGTAA
- a CDS encoding predicted protein encodes MKRALAERAKQSLPAGDSSTRSGNSRTPSPTQPPGKLARYEGNHAHHHHRNNNNNNNNSNHNLHHSNHHDVPHESDPTTIGVQNSALATPHPNPVVPEFSSRTQTPPFSTTTIALPTPPMDLSSGTLHRTRSPSPRPSTTGSSSTHGIATLKRQRLPASRHADQDDGDDDHTGSAFYLRQQNKALATELRTLQALTRTLTVERDHRRRICHQAVQALDSLQATWTQLETSLRINVTGTTVSTHPNGWQTALSTPSLTASGDAPPSTLPLPQHPGAEEERSPILSVEWTKALTQALTSLGTTPSAVDTFQASGDDWSTVATNVAARAAVLQEAILQKQQSRDDSGTPILSLATAPPEFVHELERYRAQTQTLQAQIAELADARERVTIRERQTRRDIYRLASGLLTSAQLVARFDSTDQAVDDDLDLAALQASVRAETRPASPPPPTPTDAPSTGISDAQMAALQAQLQDARQQVAARETSLQELTTKWQDAELRVNALSTKQLTETDTRQLESLASTLEKYRVVESESRSLEAQIVRLRSEWAQARGNDEAARQSMEDLQSKHRKRWAELASLLATGAPTNEDVKSPEVADPIAEADFETLRDILTGSRTIVELRHKLNQALGHVRQVETVRDNLRDALVMNETLKQKVDEYRAKANAAIASQATKSPPSSRHGEAGISSAAKEKESEKPATEKPSSSSNHDKSDKMHREFRRMRKDLATLTTSKDAAKAKLERSEREKETLLDANSRFLQQIAEKDEMNAKSLSTILHLKQMTEQLSSERDILEQQVKSASQLALAARLATNAKERVSEELVKERLTLDKRVNELEIQLALLNKDLAQKTVECSEATGRMSITKAELEKVLARNNELVEEAEKRETDIRGLVDSANKAEREAREAKGKLDNLTQQSGGDLSAASSSSTVNQLNTQISVLKSRLACPVCHYRDKECIIMRCRHMHCKQCVEERISNRSRKCPTCNNKFSDKDVEDIWLS; translated from the exons atgAAGCGTGCGTTGGCGGAACGTGCCAAACAATCATTGCCGGCCGGAGACTCCTCGACTCGGTCGGGCAACAGTCGGACTCCGTCACCAACTCAACCTCCCGGCAAACTCGCCCGCTACGAAGGCAACCATGCGcatcaccaccaccgcaacaacaacaacaacaacaacaacagtaaccACAACCTCCACCACAGTAACCATCACGACGTCCCACACGAATCCGACCCCACCACCATTGGTGTGCAGAATTCCGCACTCGCTACACCCCATCCGAACCCCGTCGTTCCGGAATTTTCCAGCCGTACACAGACACCACCATTTTCCACAACCACAATAGCACTCCCCACGCCACCGATGGATTTATCGTCGGGTACGTTGCACCGTACACGTTCCCCGTCCCCCCGTCCGTCCACTACGGGATCGTCGTCCACGCACGGGATCGCAACCCTCAAACGTCAACGACTACCGGCATCCCGTCACGCCGACCAGgacgacggtgacgacgatcaCACCGGATCCGCCTTTTACTTGCGGCAACAAAATAAAGCCTTGGCAACGGAACTTCGCACCTTGCAAGCGCTCACGCGCACGTTGACCGTGGAACGCGACCACCGACGCCGGATCTGTCACCAAGCCGTACAAGCACTCGACAGTTTACAGGCAACCTGGACGCAATTGGAAACATCGTTACGGATCAATGTCACAGGTACAACCGTGTCTACACACCCCAACGGCTGGCAGACTGCGTTGTCCACGCCGTCGCTGACTGCGAGTGGTGACGCTCCCCCCAGTACCTTGCCGTTGCCCCAGCATCCCGgagcggaagaagaacgctCTCCCATTCTATCCGTGGAGTGGACTAAGGCCTTGACACAAGCCTTGACTTCGCTCGGGACGACGCCGTCCGCAGTCGACACTTTTCAAGCATCCGGGGACGATTGGTCGACCGTGGCCACCAACGTGGCCGCGCGGGCCGCTGTATTACAAGAAGCAATCCTCCAGAAACAACAGTCACGGGACGATTCCGGTACGCCGATCTTGTCGCTCGCCACCGCCCCGCCCGAATTTGTTCACGAATTGGAACGCTACCGCGCACAAACCCAAACGCTGCAAGCTCAAATTGCCGAACTCGCCGACGCTAGGGAGCGCGTAACCATCCGCGAACGACAAACCCGACGCGACATCTACCGACTGGCGTCGGGATTGTTGACGTCCGCCCAATTGGTGGCCCGCTTTGACTCTACGGACCAAGCCGTGgacgacgatttggatttggcGGCCCTCCAAGCGTCCGTGCGCGCCGAAACACGACCCGCGAGtccaccgccgccgactCCGACGGACGCTCCATCCACTGGTATTTCCGACGCGCAAATGGCAGCTCTGCAAGCGCAACTACAAGACGCCCGGCAGCAAGTGGCCGCCCGCGAAACGTCGCTGCAAGAG TTGACGACGAAATGGCAAGATGCGGAATTGCGCGTTAACGCATTATCGACCAAACAGCTCACCGAGACGGATACGCGGCAATTAGAATCCCTGGCGTCGACTCTGGAAAAGTACCGGGTAGTTGAGTCCGAATCTCGGTCGTTGGAGGCCCAGATTGTGCGTTTGCGATCGGAATGGGCGCAAGCACgaggcaacgacgaagccgcgCGGCAAAGCATGGAGGATCTCCAAAGCAAACACCGTAAACGGTGGGCGGAACTCGCAAGCTTGCTCGCGACGGGCGCGCCAACCAACGAGGACGTCAAATCCCCTGAAGTGGCCGATCCCATTGCTGAAGCCGATTTTGAGACTCTACGAGATATTTTGACCGGGTCCCGCACAATAGTGGAATTGCGACATAAACTCAACCAAGCACTGGGACACGTGCGGCAGGTGGAAACGGTTCGTGACAATCTGAGAGATGCGTTGGTGATGAACGAAACATTGAAACAAAAAGTGGACGAGTACAGGGCGAAAGCCAATGCCGCTATTGCTTCCCAAGCAACCAAGTCGCCGCCATCGTCCCGACACGGCGAAGCCGGGATTTCTTCCGccgccaaggaaaaggaatcGGAAAAGCCTGCGACGGAAaaaccatcgtcgtcgtcaaatcACGACAAATCCGACAAGATGCATCGGGAATTCCGTCGTATGCGCAAGGATTTGGCAACCCTTACGACAAGTAAAGATGCCGCCAAGGCAAAACTGGAACGTTCCGAGCGGGAAAAGGAAACTCTTTTGGATGCAAATAGCAGGTTTCTTCAACAGATTGCGGAAAAAGATGAAATGAACGCCAAGTCGCTGTCTACAATTCTTCATTTGAAGCAGATGACGGAGCAACTGTCGTCCGAAAGGGACATTTTGGAGCAGCAGGTGAAGAGCGCAAGTCAATTGGCATTGGCAGCAAGGCTGGCAACAAACGCCAAGGAACGTGTGTCCGAGGAACTCGTCAAAGAGCGCCTGACCTTGGACAAGCGCGTCAACGAATTAGAAATACAGCTAGCGTTGCTGAACAAAGACCTGGCGCAGAAGACTGTGGAATGTTCGgaagcaacaggaagaatGTCCATCACCAAAGCAGAGCTCGAGAAGGTGTTGGCCAGGAACAATGAACTCGTTGAAGAGGCTGAGAAGAGAGAGACTGACATTCGGGGACTGGTAGATAGCGCCAACAAAGCCGAGAGAGAGGctcgagaagcaaaaggGAAACTCGATAATTTGACACAACAGTCCGGCGGAGATCTGAGCGCTgcatcttcctcgtccactGTAAATCAATTGAATACCCAAATTTCTGTCCTGAAATCTCGATTGGCGTGTCCAGTTTGTCACTACCGAGACAAGGAATGCATCATCATGCGCTGTCGACACATGCATTGCAAACAGTGCGTTGAGGAACGTATTTCGAACCGAAGCCGGAAGTGTCCAACTTGCAACAACAAGTTCAGTGACAAGGACGTGGAAGATATTTGGTTGAGCTAA
- a CDS encoding predicted protein, with amino-acid sequence MARISLTRRPRETRKLCNSNGVWVVKVTPCVAISLVGLIVLCLIVSGLSWWNTSYPTLEYEFSHCATNRIRRSKRSVASQPSAPSIALVDRDADERSLVQPRAFSSWPRQRPLPCPPQFELQEGGELREGFLYLRPFKAASTTTQSVHLRVARNVASRQTESQPRPPFCQVSAGHGPQPYPAVSMFGSRNRQRSFLWSVIRDPTDRAVSQFFYNKVFRQEKAATAENLVADLSTDTGTNRPKNYYIRSLALTEFRTDVDDPVAFVNAILDDYDFIGTAERLDESLVVFQMLLRLPLADILHVDSKISGNRTGSRKIPPYTLVSHPTGCVYTGGSKTVTRDMRDYLEGRAWNDLIRYEQILYNAVNASLDSTIEALGRRKFEENLARYRKATERVQNECSTRIRLPCDAEGELVEHTDCMLKDMGCGMDCLDRVATEMGLW; translated from the coding sequence ATGGCACGTATATCTCTGACCAGGCGACCCCGTGAGACACGAAAACTTTGCAATAGCAATGGTGTTTGGGTCGTCAAGGTGACGCCGTGTGTGGCGATTAGTCTAGTGGGGTTAATCGTCCTGTGCTTGATAGTGTCTGGTCTTTCTTGGTGGAACACTTCGTATCCGACTCTAGAGTATGAGTTTTCTCATTGTGCCACAAATAGAATAAGACGGTCGAAAAGGTCAGTGGCATCACAACCGTCAGCACCTTCTATCGCATTGGTCGATCGTGACGCCGACGAGCGGTCTCTGGTCCAGCCTCGGGCCTTTTCGTCCTGGCCTCGTCAACGGCCACTCCCATGCCCTCCCCAATTCGAATTGCAGGAAGGTGGGGAGCTTCGCGAAGGCTTTCTGTACTTACGCCCATTCAAAGCGGCTTCTACTACCACACAAAGCGTCCATTTGCGTGTGGCTCGCAACGTGGCGTCGCGGCAAACCGAATCACAACCGCGACCACCTTTTTGTCAGGTCTCCGCCGGGCACGGTCCACAACCCTACCCAGCCGTCTCCATGTTCGGATCGCGCAATCGACAACGATCCTTTTTGTGGAGCGTCATTCGAGATCCCACCGACCGTGCCGTCAGTCAATTTTTCTACAACAAGGTATTTcggcaagaaaaagccgCGACGGCGGAGAACCTCGTCGCAGATTTGTCGACCGACACGGGCACGAACCGACCCAAGAATTACTACATCCGATCACTCGCCTTGACCGAATTCCGTACGGACGTGGATGACCCCGTAGCGTTCGTCAACGCTATTCTGGACGACTACGACTTTATTGGTACCGCCGAACGTCTCGACGAATCGCTGGTAGTGTTTCAGATGCTGCTGCGTCTACCGCTGGCGGATATTCTGCACGTGGATTCCAAAATTAGTGGCAACCGAACCGGATCGCGCAAGATACCACCGTATACGCTGGTCAGTCATCCCACAGGATGTGTGTACACGGGTGGGAGTAAAACGGTGACCCGGGACATGCGTGATTACCTGGAAGGTCGGGCGTGGAACGATTTGATTCGGTACGAGCAAATCTTATACAATGCCGTGAATGCTTCGTTGGATTCAACGATTGAGGCACTAGGACGGAGAAAATTTGAAGAGAATCTCGCACGATACCGTAAAGCCACCGAGCGGGTTCAGAACGAGTGTAGTACCCGTATTCGACTTCCTTGCGACGCCGAGGGGGAGCTTGTAGAGCATACGGATTGTATGTTGAAAGACATGGGGTGCGGGATGGATTGTCTGGATCGCGTTGCTACCGAAATGGGTTTGTGGTaa
- a CDS encoding predicted protein — protein sequence MQLLGTKNTLLLLAAAAATESPVWAFTSPVCWTRNRRIRLVSPSRATLTVSSSSSSRRLGNDPSEFDYLLQEQSSLSRVASTTHGRRRAVQLPSTHSGQPATVLVSSFSAAPGAVTESTDEFTTDSNAAVSPIDGDDPFAFESAGLYKVQTMTTQKPSLEARLKNMDLQDIIATLILPSVVVFAAGRWGFNKVYGKVQVRTEALLDSFAKEMLYHDGDYNEMKLCIQDYNQKLIYLPNRRDVMLKRYLAAYAKKKTVSPLAISSLSFVLTQFQMSEEAAAALLVSLCRQMGTDKIASAGKLLFLGSCILKSPEGQAALTPIKDLIKSTYREVSVAEAMVETSQQAIAEASYRSVVLAAGKQQKSLTPGWDVLGLERDVAQRIYDEEAKEGFRTERETMYGGQTTRYDKKGRIVDRAGKLKNPADADEDDDDEPQGGVSNVYECGECGYTLFVAQGRESKFFGTGFKCPECGAAKKQFKARDDMDEE from the exons ATGCAATTGCTTGGGACGAAAAATacgctgctgttgctggcggcggcggcggcgaccgAGTCCCCCGTGTGGGCCTTTACGTCACCCGTTTGTTGGACTCGGAATCGTCGTATACGGTTGGTGTCCCCATCCCGAGCGACACTGACGGtcagcagtagcagtagtagtcGACGCCTCGGCAACGACCCTAGCGAGTTCGACTACTTACTCCAGGAACAGTCGTCATTGTCGCGGGTAGCGTCGACCACACACGGACGTCGTCGGGCCGTACAACTCCCGTCCACGCATTCCGGACAACCCGCTACCGTCCTCGTGAGTAGCTTTTCCGCCGCTCCCGGAGCCGTCACCGAATCGACGGACGAATTCACGACGGACTCCAATGCGGCAGTGTCCCCCATTGACGGGGACGATCCCTTTGCCTTCGAGTCCGCCGGACTCTACAAGGTACAAACCATGACGACGCAAAAACCGTCACTCGAAGCGCGTCTCAAAAACATGGATCTGCAGGACATTATCGCCACGCTCATACTACCTTCCGTTGTCGTCTTTGCCGCCGGACGCTGGGGATTCAACAAGGTCTACGGCAAGGTACAGGTCCGCACCGAAGCCCTCCTCGACAgctttgccaaggaaatgcTCTACCACGACGGTGACTACAACGAAATGAAACTCTGTATACAAGATTACAACCAAAAACTCATATACTTGCCCAACCGCCGCGACGTCATGTTGAAACGCTATCTCGCGGCCTacgccaagaagaaaaccgTCAGTCCCCTCGCCATTTCCTCCCTCAGTTTCGTACTGACGCAGTTCCAAATGAGTGAAGAAGCCGCCGCTGCCTTGCTCGTCAGTTTGTGCCGACAAATGGGCACGGATAAGATCGCCTCGGCTGGGAAACTACTCTTTCTCGGTTCCTGCATTCTCAAGTCACCGGAAGGACAGGCCGCCCTCACCCCCATTAAAGATCTCATCAAAAGTACCTACCGCGAAGTATCCGTCGCCGAAGCCATGGTCGAGACCTCTCAACA AGCCATTGCGGAAGCCTCGTACCGATCGGTAGTTCTGGCTGCGGGCAAACAACAGAAATCCCTCACGCCCGGTTGGGACGTCCTGGGTTTGGAGCGGGACGTGGCACAACGAATttacgacgaagaagccaaggaaggATTCCGGACCGAGCGCGAAACCATGTATGGCGGACAAACCACCCGCTACGACAAGAAGGGACGCATCGTGGACCGCGCCGGCAAATTGAAGAATCCTGCCGAtgcggacgaagacgatgacgacgagccGCAAGGTGGCGTTAGTAACGTGTACGAATGTGGAGAATGTGGATACACACTGTTTGTCGCTCAAGGGAGAGAATCCAAATTCTTTGGCACCGGCTTTAAATGTCCCGAATGTGGTGCCGCTAAGAAACAGTTCAAGGCACGGGACGATATGGACGAAGAATAA